Proteins encoded within one genomic window of Fusarium musae strain F31 chromosome 4, whole genome shotgun sequence:
- a CDS encoding hypothetical protein (CAZy:GH18), whose translation MRVTTLLGLSAYAVAEATCSRNIIYYDQWHTKDLPPKDVTHSVTHVMMSFANSSLFTTEPAGKYEPFQPLTEVRALFDHDIKVCLAVGGWGDNAGFDAALKTDKSRQTFARGVASTLDRLGFDCVDIDMEYPGGNGADYKQVVNSKKTYEIKAFPKLLKEIKKFIGSKELSIATPGLERDMIAYIPSETPLIEQSVDFVNVMTYDLMNRRDHYTTHHTSVQGAARAIDKYLSLGFPAHKLVLGIPFYAKYFTTKKGYKCTHPIGCPTELLENPDGSDTGKSGSMTFEAANFVSAPTNLTATPDATCGAGTFFKCATGSCCAASGWCGDTAAHCGAGCQSAYGKCDGTDISASFHEALEKGKTDTVNGGQWYWDGPNRIFWSWDTPELITEKINLLAKTRGIKSVMAWALALDSHDWSHLKAMQQGFDRVNA comes from the exons ATGCGCGTTACCACCCTCCTAGGCCTGAGCGCCTACGCCGTCGCAGAGGCGACCTGTTCGCGCAACATCATTTACTACGATCAATGGCACACCAAGGATCTGCCCCCCAAGGACGTCACCCACAGCGTCACCCACGTCATGATGTCCTTTGCCAACTCGTCGCTCTTCACCACTGAGCCTGCTGGCAAGTATGAGCCGTTCCAGCCTCTTACGGAGGTCCGCGCTCTGTTTGATCACGACATCAAGGTTTGTCTTGCTGTCGGTGGTTGGGGCGACAATGCTGGTTTCGATGCGGCCCTCAAGACCGACAAGAGCCGTCAAACATTCGCTCGTGGCGTTGCTTCTACTCTTGATAGACTCGGTTTCGACTGTGTTG ATATCGACATGGAGTACCCTGGTGGTAACGGCGCCGACTACAAGCAGGTCGTCAACTCCAAGAAGACCTACGAGATCAAGGCCTTccccaagctcctcaaggagatcaagaagttTATCGGCTCCAAGGAGCTCTCCATCGCTACCCCCGGTCTTGAGCGTGACATGATCGCCTACATCCCCAGCGAGACCCCTCTCATCGAGCAGTCCGTCGACTTTGTCAAC GTCATGACCTACGATCTCATGAACCGTCGTGATCACTACACCACTCACCACACCTCGGTCCAGGGTGCCGCCCGTGCTATCGACAAGTATCTCTCCCTCGGCTTCCCCGCTCACAAGCTCGTTCTCGGCATCCCCTTCTACGCCAAGTAtttcaccaccaagaagggCTACAAGTGCACCCACCCCATCGGCTGCCCCAcggagcttctcgagaaccCCGATGGTAGCGACACTGGAAAGTCTGGCTCCATGACTTTCGAGGCTGCCAACTTTGTCTCTGCCCCTACCAACCTGACTGCTACTCCTGATGCTACCTGCGGTGCTGGCACTTTCTTCAAGTGCGCCACCGGATCTTGCTGTGCCGCTTCCGGCTGGTG TGGTGACACCGCTGCCCACTGCGGTGCTGGGTGCCAGTCTGCCTACGGCAAGTGTGACGGTACTGATATCTCTGCTTCATTCCACGAGGCTctcgagaagggcaagactgACACGGTCAACGGAGGCCAGTGGTACTGGGATGGTCCCAACCGCATCTTCTGGTCTTGGGACACTCCCGAGCTCATCactgagaagatcaaccttcttgccaaGACCCGCGGTATCAAGAGTGTCATGGCCTGGgctcttgctcttgacaGCCATGACTGGAGCCACCTTAAGGCTATGCAGCAGGGCTTTGACCGTGTCAACGCTTAG
- a CDS encoding hypothetical protein (EggNog:ENOG41), protein MPHQQTPPESPVGKNVTATIAYHSGPALPTSPIAGVTTLEDCTQQVVAVTDIRPSVSSFTLDGNGFQVVKHVSEVSSPPYNHSSWTDPVVRKEVYDPEIIELAKSVTGAKKVMILLASSRNVPFKEPELAPPYPMPSKGGKEGGAGQTVQGQHELPTTRAKGFQKGEEEGPVRKPHKDWGPSGAWNTLRNWSQELIDEADDIIKAGDEAAELPGGRAKNYQGRRWALYTTWRPLKPVKRDPMAFVDYWTADEEDGVSFWRNPPGVHGTFESDVLLTRANPKHKWYWISDQTPDEVLLMKIMDTESEKDGSDIAGGVHHCSFHLPGSEKEEVRESIETKFIAFW, encoded by the coding sequence ATGCCTCACCAGCAAACTCCTCCTGAATCGCCAGTTGGCAAGAATGTCACTGCTACCATAGCCTACCATAGCGGACCGGCTCTTCCAACCTCCCCAATCGCCGGTGTCACTACGCTTGAAGACTGCACTCAGCAAGTCGTAGCAGTGACTGATATCCGCCCTTCAGTCTCGTCATTTACCCTAGATGGCAATGGCTTCCAGGTGGTTAAGCACGTATCAGAGGTCAGCTCTCCGCCGTATAATCACTCGTCGTGGACAGACCCAGTCGTCCGCAAGGAAGTGTATGACCCTGAGATCATTGAACTGGCAAAGTCTGTCACTGGAGCCAAGAAGGTCATGATCCTGCTTGCTTCGTCTCGTAATGTTCCATTCAAGGAGCCAGAGCTCGCGCCTCCCTACCCTATGCCCTCCAAGGGCGGCAAGGAAGGGGGAGCCGGTCAAACTGTTCAAGGCCAGCATGAGCTGCCTACCACAAGGGCCAAAGGCTTTCAaaagggcgaggaggagggccCAGTACGTAAGCCTCATAAGGACTGGGGTCCATCCGGCGCATGGAACACTCTTCGCAACTGGAGCCAAGAGCTCATTGACGAGGCTGATGATATTATCAAGGCTGGcgatgaggctgctgagtTGCCTGGCGGTAGAGCGAAGAACTACCAAGGCAGGCGGTGGGCTTTGTATACCACTTGGCGTCCACTCAAACCTGTCAAACGGGATCCAATGGCCTTTGTTGACTACTGGAcagcagatgaggaagacggcgTTAGCTTCTGGCGAAACCCGCCGGGGGTGCATGGGACATTCGAGTCGGATGTACTACTGACCAGGGCTAATCCAAAGCACAAGTGGTACTGGATCAGCGACCAGACTCCAGATGAGGTTCTGCTGATGAAGATTATGGATACTGAGAGTGAGAAGGACGGGAGTGACATAGCGGGAGGGGTTCATCATTGTTCGTTTCATCTGCCGGGAagtgagaaggaggaagtGAGGGAGAGTATCGAGACTAAGTTTATTGCATTCTGGTAG
- a CDS encoding hypothetical protein (SMCOG1034:cytochrome P450~antiSMASH:Cluster_4.1), whose product MANHSSSYYDEFYKDHSQTIIDFLSENTLASSCLAFATCAILLCIQWLKPQPLIMVNGRKFGELSNVRAKRDFAFGARQLLEKGLKMSPDKPFRIMGDVGELHILPPKYAYEVRNNEKLSFTMAAFKWFYAHLPGFEGFREGTNESHIMKLVARHQLTHQLTLVTGAVSEECALVLKDVYTDSPEWHDITAKEANMKLMARITSRVFLGKEMCRNPKWLRITSTYAVIAFHAVEELRLWPSWLRPVVQWFMPHCTQSRALVQEAKDLINPLLERRRAEKAEAERTGEKVTYNDAVEWLDDIASEKGAAYDPACAQLLLSVAALHSTTDFFTQVMFDIAQNPELVEPLREEIIAVLGKQGWSKNSLYNLKLMDSVLKESQRLKPIALASMRRFTTHDVKLSDGVILPKNKLTLVSAHQHWDPEYYKDPMKFDGYRFYNMRREPGKESKAQLVSATPDHMGFGYGLHACPGRFFASEEIKIALSHILLKYDFKPVEGSSMEPRKYGLNMNANPTAKLAVRRRQEEVTI is encoded by the exons ATGGCAAACCATTCTTCCTCTTACTATGACGAGTTCTACAAGGACCACTCTCAGACTATTATCGACTTCCTAAGTGAGAACACTCTCGCATCATCATGTCTCGCCTTCGCAACCTGCGCCATTCTGCTATGCATTCAATGGCTCAAGCCACAGCCGTTGATCATGGTAAATGGCAGAAAGTTTGGCGAACTGTCTAACGTCCGCGCCAAGAGGGACTTTGCCTTTGGGGCTCGGCAGCTCCTCGAAAAAGGTCTCAAGATGAGTCCTGACAAGCCGTTTCGTATCATGGGCGATGTTGGCGAGTTGCACATCCTGCCGCCAAAGTATGCCTATGAAGTTCGCAACAATGAAAAGCTTAGCTTTACCATGGCAGCATTCAAG TGGTTTTACGCTCATCTCCCTGGCTTTGAGGGGTTCAGAGAGGGTACTAACGAGAGCCACATCATGAAGCTGGTTGCGCGACATCAATTGACTCATCAGTTAACTCTGGTGACTGGAGCAGTATCTGAAGAGTGCGCTTTGGTGTTGAAAGACGTATACACAGACAGTCCGG AATGGCACGACATCACCGCCAAAGAGGCAAACATGAAACTCATGGCGCGCATCACCTCTCGCGTATTCCTCGGCAAGGAAATGTGTCGAAATCCCAAGTGGCTTCGAATCACATCCACCTACGCCGTCATCGCCTTCCACGCAGTAGAAGAACTACGTCTCTGGCCATCTTGGCTCCGTCCCGTAGTCCAGTGGTTCATGCCGCACTGCACGCAGTCCCGAGCGCTAGtccaagaagccaaggatCTGATCAACCCGCTGCTTGAGCGGAGACGCGCAGAAAAGGCGGAGGCTGAGAGAACCGGAGAGAAAGTCACTTAcaatgatgctgttgagtgGCTGGATGACATTGCGAGTGAGAAAGGCGCTGCGTATGACCCTGCTTGTGCGCAGCTCTTGCTCTCTGTGGCGGCACTGCATAGTACTACTGATTTCTTCACGCAGGTCATGTTTGACATTGCGCAGAATCCGGAACTTGTTGAGCCGCTGCGTGAGGAGATCATTGCTGTTTTGGGGAAGCAGGGATGGTCAAAGAACTCGCTTTACAACCTTAAGCTCATGGACAGTGTCTTGAAGGAGAGTCAGCGACTGAAGCCCATCGCCCTTG CAAGCATGCGTCGCTTTACTACCCACGACGTCAAGTTATCCGATGGCGTCATCCTCCCCAAGAACAAACTCACGCTCGTCTCGGCCCACCAGCACTGGGATCCAGAGTACTACAAGGATCCCATGAAATTCGATGGATACCGCTTCTACAACATGCGGCGCGAGCCGGGCAAAGAGAGCAAGGCACAGCTCGTGAGCGCCACTCCGGATCACATGGGCTTCGGGTACGGGCTTCATGCCTGTCCCGGACGGTTCTTTGCGTCCGAGGAGATAAAGATTGCACTGTCGCATATTCTGCTAAAGTACGACTTTAAGCCTGTTGAAGGGTCGAGCATGGAGCCTAGGAAGTATGGCCTCAACATGAATGCTAACCCAACTGCAAAGTTAGCTGTTCGCAGGAGACAGGAGGAGGTTACGATTTGA
- a CDS encoding hypothetical protein (antiSMASH:Cluster_4.1), whose protein sequence is MSNCLSQTSSSLERPLEPATHSANEMSILTMLTSYAGSQFLFFYIAIFVFTLLPWAIHFSRLGLREDSAIPLANPPNSLFGTGKTRRNFVKLSREILAKARSLFPNEPFRLITDWGEVLILPPEFADEIRNDPRLSFSKAAMQDNHAGIPGFETVALVGREDQLIQKVARKQLTKHLCEFFRQPVRTAH, encoded by the exons ATGTCCAACTGCCTCTCACagacttcctcttctcttgagCGCCCTCTTGAACCAGCCACGCATTCTGCAAACGAGATGAGTATCCTCACTATGCTCACCAGCTATGCTGGCAGCCAATTCCTGTTCTTCTACATAGCCATATTTGTCTTCACTTTGCTCCCATGGGCCATCCATTTCTCCAGGCTAGGATTGCGCGAAGACTCGGCCATACCACTCGCGAATCCGCCCAATTCACTGTTCGGCACCGGGAAAACCAGG AGAAACTTTGTCAAGCTTAGCAGAGAGATCCTAGCCAAAGCGAGAAGCTTGTTCCCAAACGAGCCTTTCAGACTCATCACAGACTGGGGCGAGGTTCTCATCCTCCCTCCGGAGTTTGCAGATGAGATTCGAAATGACCCCAGattgagcttctccaaggCGGCGATGCAG GACAATCATGCTGGGATACCTGGATTCGAGACAGTTGCCCTCGTAGGTCGCGAAGACCAGCTTATACAGAAGGTGGCCCGAAAGCAGTTGACCAAGCATCTCTGTGAGTTCTTTCGTCAGCCAGTGAGGACTGCCCACTGA
- a CDS encoding hypothetical protein (SMCOG1034:cytochrome P450~antiSMASH:Cluster_4.1), whose protein sequence is MAWRAIRLKPAILDIIARISSRIYLGDQLCRNEAWLKITKTYTTNFYTASTNLRMFPRSIRPLAHWFLPECKKLRQERKDAIGIITPLIERRRELRRAAIAAGQPLPVFHDAIDWSEQEAEAAGTGAAFDPVIFQLTLSLLAIHTTYDLLQQTMIDLGRHPEYIEPLRQEVVQLLREEGWKKTTLFKMKLLDSAIKESQRMKPGSIVTMRRYVTEDITLSSGLTLKKGTRLNVDNRRMDDPKIYENPEVYNPYRFYDMRSEVGKDHGAQLVSTGSNHMGFGHGQHSCPGRFFAANEIKVALCHILVKYDWKLCPDTETKPDTRGMIAKSSPVTDILIKRRESVELDLEAI, encoded by the exons ATGGCATGGCGAGCGATACGCCTCAAGCCAGCAATCCTCGATATCATCGCCCGTATCTCCTCCAGGATCTATCTCGGCGACCAACTATGCCGCAACGAAGCTTGGCTCAAGATCACTAAGACCTACACCACCAACTTCTACACGGCATCCACGAACCTACGAATGTTCCCTCGATCGATCCGTCCTCTGGCGCACTGGTTCCTCCCAGAATGCAAAAAGCTTCGCCAGGAACGTAAAGACGCAATTGGTATTATCACGCCCCTGATCGAGCGTCGTCGTGAGCTTCGACGAGCCGCGATCGCAGCTGGTCAGCCTCTACCCGTGTTTCATGATGCCATTGACTGGTCGGAACAGGAGGCAGAAGCTGCAGGCACAGGGGCCGCGTTTGACCCGGTGATCTTTCAGCTTACGCTATCCCTTCTTGCAATCCACACTACGTATGACCTGCTTCAGCAAACGATGATCGACCTAGGTCGTCATCCTGAGTACATCGAGCCTTTGAGGCAGGAGGTTGTTCAACTTCTGCGTGAAGAAggctggaagaagacaacactgttcaagatgaagcttCTGGACAGTGCAATCAAGGAATCTCAGCGTATGAAGCCTGGGAGCATTG TTACGATGCGTCGCTATGTAACCGAAGACATCACTCTCTCCAGCGGTCTAA CCCTCAAAAAAGGGACACGTCTGAACGTCGACAACAGACGTATGGATGATCCAAAGATCTACGAAAACCCCGAGGTCTACAATCCCTATCGCTTCTACGACATGCGCTCAGAAGTCGGTAAAGACCACGGGGCACAGCTCGTATCAACTGGCTCAAACCACATGGGCTTCGGTCACGGCCAGCACTCGTGCCCAGGGCGTTTCTTCGCTGCGAATGAGATTAAAGTAGCGCTGTGCCACATCTTGGTCAAGTATGATTGGAAGTTGTGCCCTGACACAGAGACCAAGCCTGATACAAGAGGAATGATCGCTAAATCAAGTCCTGTCACAGACATTCTGATCAAGCGTCGGGAGTCAGTTGAGTTGGATTTGGAAGCAATTTGA
- the GGS2 gene encoding geranylgeranyl diphosphate synthase 2 (SMCOG1182:Polyprenyl synthetase~antiSMASH:Cluster_4.1): MAEQQISNLLSMFDAFHANQKLEITVQVTDPFHYRETPPESSSSEGGSLSRYEERRVCLALPPNAPSPDLVSQLCFSTAVSSELNTRWKSQRLKVADSPYNYILTLPSKGIRGVFIDSLNVWLDVPEDKTSVIKDVIGMLHNSSLIIDDFQDNSPLRRGKPSTHTVFGPAQAINTATYVIVKAIGKIQQIVSHDALAEIIGTITTIFEGQAMDLSWTGNTIVPSTQEYLLMVNDKTGALFRLSLELLALNSEVSVSDSMLESLSSVVSLLGQYFQIRDDYMNLIDNKYTDQKGFCEDLDEGKYSLTLMHALQSDSSGLLTNILSMRRVQGKLTTQQKMLVLEVMKANGSLEWTSALLGMLHTRVLTEIGSLEVSLNRDNPALRALVERLKLET; encoded by the exons ATGGCCGAGCAACAAATCTCCAATCTTCTTTCCATGTTTGACGCTTTCCATGCCAACCAAAAGTTGGAAATCACAGTTCAAGTTACAGATCCTTTCCATTACAGAGAGACACCTCCAgagtcttcctcctcagaaGGAGGCTCCTTATCTCGCTATGAGGAGCGACGTGTCTGCCTTGCTCTCCCTCCCAATGCACCCTCTCCAGACTTGGTTTCTCAGCTATGCTTTTCAACAGCTGTGAGCTCCGAGCTCAACACTAGGTGGAAGTCACAGCGCCTCAAG GTCGCTGATTCTCCATACAACTACATTTTGACCCTTCCCTCCAAAGGCATTCGTGGGGTTTTCATTGACTCGTTGAATGTCTGGCTCGATGTTCCAGAGGATAAAACCTCGGTTATCAAGGACGTGATTGGCATGCTTCACAACTCCTCTCTCAT AATCGATGACTTTCAAGATAATTCCCCACTTCGGCGTGGCAAGCCGTCTACGCATACTGTCTTTGGTCCAGCCCAAGCAATCAACACAGCAACGTacgtcatcgtcaaggcaATCGGGAAAATACAGCAGATTGTCAGCCACGATGCCTTGGCAGAAATAATTGGTACTATAACTACAATCTTCGAGGGCCAGGCAATGGATCTTTCGTGGACGGGTAACACTATTGTTCCGTCTACCCAAGAGTATCTTCTGATGGTCAACGACA AGACTGGTGCCCTGTTTAGGTTATCGCTCGAGCTACTAGCACTGAACTCTGAAGTGTCTGTCAGTGACAGCATGCTTGAGTCTCTCAGCAGCGTTGTTTCGTTACTCGGGCAATATTTCCAGATCAGAGATGATTACATGAATCTTATTGATAACAAG TACACTGATCAGAAAGGATTCTGCGAGGACCTGGACGAGGGGAAATACTCGTTAACTCTGATGCATGCTCTGCAGAGTGACTCGAGTGGTCTTCTTACCAACATCTTATCGATGAGACGAGTCCAGGGAAAGCTCACGACACAGCAAAAGATGCTAGTGTTGGAAGTGATGAAAGCCAATGGTAGCTTAGAATGGACGAGTGCACTTCTTGGCATGCTGCACACTAGAGTTCTAACCGAGATTGGAAGCTTGGAAGTGAGTTTGAATCGAGATAACCCTGCTCTTAGGGCGTTGGTGGAACGACTCAAGCTCGAGACTTAA
- a CDS encoding hypothetical protein (antiSMASH:Cluster_4.1): MIPKTTDNVKHWLFPECFHSLLKTQAADGSWGYLPTTQTAGILDTASAVLALLSHVEEPLQILDISPDEIDLRIERGVASLKRQLAVWHDVEETNHIGVELIVPALLSMLEKELGVAPFEFPCRNVLDSLHQEKIGHFDLEKVYGKPSSVLHSLEAFLGKKLDFDRLSHHLYHGSMMASPSSTASYLIGASKWDDEAENYLRHVLKNGAGHGDGGISGTFPTTHFECSWIIATLLKGGFTVNQIDCDGLRGLSTILIDALRDENGVIGFAPHTADVDDTAKALLALSLVDHPSSPDTMIKVFEGKEHFTTFGSERDPSLTSNLHVLLCLLKQPELPKYHLRILKTTLFICQWWWDSDNHVKDKWNLSHLYPTMLLVEAFTELLQLIDGNELASLFDEKLKCKIGLSLFQAVLRIVLIQDDDGSWRGYREQTCYAILALAQARHVCFFTNMMDKLQSSIDRGVSWLKSRSRHSQDLTWTSKTAYEVGFVAEAYKLAALRSASLDVPIATAGHSLTSAVPSPELEQYMRLVRKTALFSPLDEWELRASIIESSFFVPLLQAQRVEIFPRDKIEIGEDKYLSIIPFTWIGCNNRARTFPSNRWLYDMMYLSLLGYQIDEYMEAVAGPTLGDISLLRQTIDNIIDNIRIKSARANGIEHNGNGHRHESLDIAQVEDTLTRFTHSVLNHRDVSRSSSSDQNTLRQEFRTFMHAHVTQIEDNSRFSKLPSSDVFSSPEQSYFKWVNSTGGSHVACAYSFAFSNCLMSANLFQGRDAFPSVAQKYLISSVMRHATNMCRIYNDFGSIARDNAEHNVNSMHFPEFALCNGTTQSLDDRKKRLSQIGKYEQDCLDRALEALERQSRDDAGDCAGSKEERKLKIVKLFCDVTDFYDQLYVIKDLSSSMK, translated from the exons ATGATACCCAAGACGACAGACAATGTCAAGCATTGGCTGTTTCCCGAGTGCTTCCACTCTCTCCTCAAGACTCAGGCCGCTGATGGTAGTTGGGGTTATCTCCCAACGACCCAGACTGCTGGCATTCTAGACACTGCCTCGGCTGTTCTTGCTCTCTTGTCACATGTAGAAGAACCTTTGCAGATACTAGACATCTCACCAGACGAGATTGATCTCAGGATCGAGCGGGGAGTTGCCTCTCTGAAGCGACAGCTAGCTGTCTGGCATGACGTTGAGGAAACCAATCACATTGGAGTCGAGCTTATTGTCCCAGCTTTACTCTCCATGCTTGAGAAAGAACTCGGCGTGGCACCATTTGAGTTCCCTTGCAGAAATGTCTTGGACAGTTTGCATCAAGAGAAGATTGGCCACTTTGACTTGGAGAAAGTGTACGGCAAGCCGTCTTCAGTACTTCACTCTCTGGAAGCCTTTCTtgggaagaagcttgactttgatcgTCTTTCCCACCATCTGTATCATGGATCTATGATGGCCTCACCATCTTCCACAGCTTCTTATCTCATTGGTGCAAGTAAGTGGGATGACGAAGCTGAAAACTATCTGAGGCATGTTCTAAAGAATGGTGCTGGCCATGGAGATGGTGGTATCTCTGGGACCTTTCCGACAACTCATTTCGAGTGTAGCTGG ATCATAGCTACTCTCCTGAAGGGTGGCTTCACCGTGAATCAAATCGATTGTGATGGCTTGCGCGGCTTATCAACTATACTCATCGACGCATTAAGGGATGAGAATGGGGTAATTGGCTTTG CGCCCCATACCGCTGATGTCGATGACACGGCAAAAGCTCTTCTCGCGTTGAGCCTCGTCGATCATCCTTCCAGCCCTGATACCATGATCAAGGTCTTTGAGGGCAAAGAGCACTTCACTACATTTGGATCAGAACGTGACCCCAGCTTGACTTCTAACCTCCATGTGTTACTGTGTCTCTTGAAGCAGCCCGAGCTACCTAAATACCATCTCCGAATCTTGAAGACCACGTTGTTCATCTGCCAATGGTGGTGGGACAGCGACAATCATGTCAAAGACAAATGG AACCTGAGCCATCTATATCCTACTATGCTTCTGGTTGAAGCTTTCACAGAACTACTCCAGCTCATTGATGGCAATGAGCTTGCCAGTCTATttgatgagaagctcaagtgcAAGATTGGCCTATCACTTTTCCAGGCTGTCCTACGtatcgtcctcatccaaGACGATGACGGATCTTGGAGAGGATACCGTGAGCAAACCTGCTACGCCATTCTTGCCCTTGCACAGGCACGCCATGTTTGCTTCTTCACCAATATGATGGACAAGCTACAGAGTTCCATCGACCGCGGTGTCTCGTGGCTCAAGTCCCGCAGTCGTCACTCCCAGGACCTCACTTGGACGTCTAAGACTGCATATGAGGTTGGGTTTGTTGCTGAAGCGTACAAGCTAGCCGCTCTGAGGTCAGCAAGTCTAGATGTGCCCATCGCCACTGCTGGTCATAGCCTTACCTCTGCAGTTCCATCACCCGAGTTGGAACAGTACATGAGGCTTGTACGCAAGACCGCTTTGTTCTCACCGCTGGATGAGTGGGAACTCAGGGCATCAATCATCGAGTCTTCGTTCTTTGTACCCCTTCTACAAGCCCAACGCGTTGAGATCTTCCCGAGGgacaagatcgagatcgGCGAGGACAAATATCTGAGCATCATTCCCTTTACCTGGATTGGATGCAACAACAGAGCCCGCACATTCCCATCCAATAGGTGGCTCTACGACATGATGTACCTGTCTCTCCTCGGCTATCAGATTGATGAGTACATGGAAGCTGTTGCTGGGCCGACGTTGGGTGACATCTCTCTGCTTCGCCAGACCATAGACAACATCATAGACAACATCAGGATAAAGTCGGCCAGGGCCAATGGTATTGAGCACAATGGAAATGGCCATAGGCACGAGTCACTCGATATTGCACAGGTTGAGGATACCCTCACGCGCTTCACCCATAGCGTCCTCAACCACAGAGATGTATCGAGGTCTAGCTCTTCCGATCAAAACACTCTTCGCCAGGAGTTCAGAACGTTCATGCACGCCCATGTCACACAGATAGAGGACAATAGTCGCTTCTCCAAGCTACCCTCTAGCGATGTTTTCTCTTCCCCAGAGCAATCTTACTTCAAATGGGTGAACAGCACAGGAGGCAGTCATGTTGCTTGCGCATACTCATTCGCCTTCTCCAACTGTCTAATGTCAGCGAATCTGTTCCAAGGCAGAGACGCATTTCCCTCTGTTGCTCAGAAATATCTCATTTCTTCTGTCATGCGTCATGCTACAAATATGTGTCGTATTTACAACGACTTTGGGTCCATAGCTCGCGATAACGCTGAGCACAATGTGAACTCGATGCACTTCCCCGAGTTCGCACTATGCAATGGAACGACACAGAGTCTTGACgacaggaagaagagacttTCGCAGATAGGTAAGTATGAGCAAGATTGTCTTGATCGTGCTTTGGAGGCTTTGGAAAGACAGTCTCGGGATGATGCAGGAGATTGTGCGGGTTCTaaggaggagagaaagcTTAAGATTGTGAAGCTGTTTTGTGATGTCACGGATTTCTATGACCAACTTTATGTGATCAAGGACCTTTCTAGTAGCATGAAGTAA
- a CDS encoding hypothetical protein (EggNog:ENOG41), producing the protein MDMVIKCFAQFTKDTIKTLDTTNPARLSGESITSAHVPPVQDLKKLLSRCPEYRILSSPLGPTQFRAPRIEKLPKNTGCIFVIQDETVRYIKDKLAYTRRNDSKQQPSTFTCLAALTWAHATNARVASKSSGMILAEDARLMISVDWRRRMPSDAMSTSSGNAIALPIASINKSTISAACNEDQETSCSALVAIARAIDEAIHTVNDDFVAARTALFRSVPDPRFIGLDFDLSDPLDFYLNTWRHFGAQTRWGLLGLDKQDSASAVAPDAARRAQAVFGRGSALILPETDATKFEVLITLDVESMAHLCNSRSWQHWTETPGF; encoded by the coding sequence ATGGACATGGTCATCAAGTGCTTTGCTCAATTTACCAAGGACACAATCAAGACGTTGGATACTACAAATCCGGCCCGTTTGAGTGGCGAGTCGATTACATCTGCCCACGTGCCGCCAGTTCAGGACTTGAAAAAGCTACTTTCTCGTTGTCCTGAGTATCGAATTCTTTCATCTCCTCTCGGCCCAACACAGTTTCGAGCTCCGAGGATAGAAAAACTGCCGAAGAACACGGGCTGTATTTTTGTGATTCAGGATGAGACTGTTCGTTATATCAAAGACAAACTCGCATATACAAGACGCAACGACTCGAAACAACAGCCTTCAACGTTTACATGTCTCGCTGCTCTTACATGGGCACATGCAACCAATGCCCGTGTAGCTAGCAAGTCATCCGGGATGATTCTGGCTGAAGACGCACGACTTATGATCTCTGTCGATTGGCGTCGACGTATGCCCAGCGATGCCATGAGCACTAGTTCTGGTAACGCCATTGCTCTTCCCATTGCCTCGATCAACAAGTCAACTATCTCAGCAGCATGTAACGAGGATCAGGAGACTAGCTGTTCAGCTCTAGTAGCCATAGCTCGTGCCATCGATGAAGCTATTCACACCGTCAACGACGACTTCGTGGCTGCTCGTACCGCTCTGTTTCGCAGTGTTCCTGACCCGCGGTTCATAGGGCTTGACTTCGATCTAAGTGATCCACTAGACTTTTACCTCAATACTTGGAGACACTTTGGAGCTCAGACTCGCTGGGGCCTGCTGGGACTTGACAAACAGGACTCTGCAAGCGCTGTGGCTCCAGATGCTGCGCGCAGAGCACAAGCTGTCTTCGGCAGAGGCTCTGCACTAATATTGCCTGAAACAGACGCCACCAAGTTTGAGGTGTTGATAACGCTGGATGTTGAATCAATGGCGCACTTGTGTAATAGCCGCAGCTGGCAACACTGGACTGAGACACCGGGGTTTTAG